DNA from Coriobacteriia bacterium:
CATCGCGCGCACAGACCGAGTAGGCGTACGCGGTGGAGGTGGCAAGGCCTGAGTCGAGGTAGGAGGTGCCCGTCACAAGGGCCCCGTTGATCTTGACCCCGTCGCGGTAGACGTCGTAGCCGGCCAGATCGGACTCGGCGTTGGCCGACCACGAGACGCTCACGCGGTTGGCACCTTGGGCGGAGCCGGAAAGACCTGCGGGGATGGCGGGTGCGATGTCGTCTGTGGGAACGGCTGAGAACTCGGGTGACTTCTCGCCCTCGTTACCGGCGGCGTCCAGGGCGGACACGGCGAAGTAGTAGCGCGTGTCGGTGAGAAGGCCTGAGAGGTTCGCTGCGGTCAGCGTGGTGGTGGTCACCGAGTCGTAGGTGCCTGCCGAGATGCCGCGGTAGAGCTTGTAGCCGGTCACACCGATGTTGTCGGTGGCGGGGGTCCAGGACAGACTCAGTGCGCCGCCCTGGTCAGCGGCCACGTCGGCTGCGATACCGGCGGCGGGGCTTGTTGGCGGTGTGGTGTCGGGAACCGGGTCGGTGATACCGGCGGCATCGTAGCGGAGCTCGTCGAGCCAGAAGTTGCCCGAGGTCGAGGCGGAGAAGGCCAGACCGCCCGTGCGGGTGACGGTGGCAGACCCGCGCATGGGGATGTCGTAGGTGGCGGCAGTCGCGCTCTTCAGGCCCGTCCAGGCATCTGAGCTGTTCTTGCGCGTCGACAGTGTGATGGTCTGGTTCGAAAAGTCATGGGTGATGCGGTACTGGGTCCATCCGGTGCTCTGTGTGCCGACGACGTTGTAGCCCAGTGCGTAGCCGGCAGGCAGTGCGGCCTTGGCCATGTTGACCTGGATGGTGCCGTCGGCGGCCAGGAGCACGAGGTGGGAACCGTACGTGCCACCGGCTGCGATGTTGTCGTAGAAGCGGCGGGGGGTGGTCGTGGTTTCTTGGTACAGCCAGAAGCGGATCTCTGAGCCGTCGGCTGTCATGGAGGCGCTCTGTGACTCGGCGACACCGGCGAAGGACGCCGATGCCGGTCCTTGGATCCAGGCCGACTGCGTGCCTGCCGCTGCGCGCGTGTTGTCGTACTCGCGACGCAGCGTGGTGCCGACGTTGATCCACGGCGGGGTGGACAGTGCGGCTGCGTCGGTACCGGCCTCGAAGCCGGCGTCGACGAGCGTGCCGTCGCCTGCGAAGACGGGGGCCGCGAACACCAGAGCGAGAATCACCGAAAACGCGAAAAGTGCGTACGACGCGATCCGTCGAACGCGAGCCGAAGCTCCCCCGAGCCCACCCATATGTGAATCCCCTTCTGTCGGGTGAGTACAACCCGGAGAAGGGAACCGCCCTGGCAAGAGGCCAACGAAGGGGCGAAAACACCGCATCGTACGGCGCAACCACCCACACGTTCCTTCACCGGGCCGGTCTCACCACTGGCTCCCCGACGTCACACTAGGTGACCGAATCATGACGCCGGATCATTGCCTCCCAAGTTCAGACAGAGTAGCCGCCACCAGCCGCGCAAGCAAACTTCAGACTGCGGCGAAGTGACGGACGTCACATCAGATTCGGAGAACCTGTGGAGACCGCGTGCGGCAGGTCTCAGGGTCGCGCTCCGGCGGTGAAGTGCGGCTAGTACCACTTCCCGAAGACACTCTGATACTGCGCCAGATCGGCGTCCCATCGTGCGGCGTAGGGCGCCGACCGATTGTCGGGCAGGTCGTACTCATCCCGAAGGTAGCGTGCGAGCCACGTTGACGCCTTGGCTGCTCCCCAGAAGTTGAGGTGGTGGGCGTCCTTGTAGTCGGTCTTGGGGTCGAGCTTCGCTTCATCGCGCATCCCGTTCATGTTCAGGTAGTCCACCTCGGGATGATCGGCCGAGAGGTCGGCCTGCAGCCTGTCGAGCAGCAACCGATCACCCACGAACTGCTCGGAGTACGTCGGAGCGGAGAACAACACGAGTCGGGCGCCGCTGCGCTCGCACACGTCCGCGAGCTCGCGTACTAGCACGAGATCCTTCTCGTAGTCGGCCAGCACCACCGCCGTCTTCGTGGTCTCGCCGCTCAGCGGTTCGATCTGAGGCAGATTGATGCCACCGCGGGCGTACGCGAGCGACGAACGCTTGAGGGGATAGAAGTCGTAGCGGGTCAGTTGAGGCCATCGGCTGTGGTAGGCCTGGAGCGGCATCACGAACTCGGGCCATGCGGTGGCGGGGACTGAATCCGCGATCGAAACCAGTCGCGGTATCCCAAGTGGAATGTAGTCCAGGTTGGTGTGGGCGCGTGGAAGGTCCTCGAACGCCGTCCGGCCGCCCACCATGTGTACCTCGAGCATGACGACCTTGGGCTTCTGATAGCGCAGTGCCGTCTTGAGGGACGCCAGCGTCGCCGAGATCACCTGTCCCCCGCCCGACACGTCGGTCGCCGTGATGCCGTTCTCGCGCCACAATTCCAGAGGCGACACGGTGCAGTGGGCGTGCGACGAGCCAAGCACGATCACATCGACCTGATCCTTGAGTTGCCGGACCGCCGGCCACGGGTCGATCGTGCCGTTCGACGGGGTCAGCAACCATGTGAGCGCCCAGAGCATCGCAAAGACCCCGGCCATGAACAGCGCCGAGCGGGCGACGAGGCGAACTCCGTTGTTTGCCGTAGGCAGGCTCATTCACACACCTAGTACTTGAAGTAGAGGAAGTTGGCTGCGTTGTACGCACCGCCGTACGCACCGAACACCAGCACCACGAAGATGAGCGCATAGTACAGCGCCCAGCGATACAGCAACGGCTGACGCCTCACGGCCCCGAGCATGTCGTGCCTGAGCGAGAGCCACTCGGCTAGGAACACGACGGCAGTTCCGATGACGGCGATCGCTATCTCCGTCGCACCCAGCCCCTGCTTCAGCAGGGTGCCGTTGTTGAAGATCCACAACGTAGGCGAGAACATGCGCGCCACGATGTAGAGCGCATCACCGAGAGTCTGGGCTCGGAAGAACACCCACGCGATGGTCACCAGCGTGAACGTGAGCGTCGTCTGGAAGACGCGATGCGCCAACGAATCACGGTCGATGCGCAGGATGGATGTCACTTTGGTGTTCACCGGCTCGAGCAGGCCACCGGCGACCATGTAGAAGCCGTTGAGCAGACCCCACGCGAGATACTGCCAACCGGTGCCGTGCCACAAACCCGAGACAGCGAACACCACGAGCAGGTTGAAGTAGCGTCTCGCCGAGCCCACTCGGCTGCCGCCGAGCGGTATGTAGACGTAGTCGCGCAGCCAGTTCATGAGCGTGATGTGCCAACGGCGCCAAAAGTCGCGCACGCTGCGTGCGAAGTACGGCGCGCGGAAGTTGATCGGCAGTTCGACGCCGAACAGCCGAGCGGAGCCGCGCACGATATCGGTGTAGCCCGAGAAGTCCATGTAGAGCTGAATCGCGAAGAACACCGATGCAACAAAGAGCAGCAGTCCGTCCGTGCTCGCGCTATGCGACCGCGGCGAGGAGTAGACCGAGTTCACGAACGGTGCGAGCCGGTCTGCGACGATCAGCTTCTTGAAGAACCCCCGGCCGATGAGCAGCAGCCCCGAGTTCATCTGGGCGTAGTCGAAGCGATGCCGGACACGTAGCTGCTCGGTGAGTGCCTGGACCTTGGTAATCGGCCCCGAGGTCACCACAGGGAAGAACGAGACCGCAAGCAGGAACAGGAACGGGTTGCGTTCCGGCTTGGTATCGCCGCGATATACGTCGACCACGTACGCGATGGTCTGGAACGTCCAGAACGACATGCCGACCGGCATGATGAGGGCCGAGAGGATCGCTGCCATACCGTCGCCGAACCCGCCGAGCAGCGCGACGCCCCCCGCCGATAGCTGCGCCGCGTACTTGAAGAGCGCAAGCCCGGCCACGAGCAGCACCACGGTGCCACCCAAGGCCGCTTGGCGCAGCGTCAGGGTCGCATCGGGGTCGTCGTCAGCACGGTCTCCCCGTCCGATGAGCAGGCCTGCTCCGTACGCGATGCCGGTCATCACAAGCAGAACGGCCGTGCGCTTCGGCTCGATCAGCCCGTAGAAGCCGAGGCTTAGGAACAGCAGCCACGCAGTGCGGGTGCGGACACCCGGCAGCGCGAAGTAGCTGATCACCGCAAGCGCAAGCAGCACGAGGTATATCCAGGTGGTGAACTGGACGATGCCTGCCAGCGCTCCCAGGTAGTCCGCCGGAGACGTGCTCACGCAGTCGCACCACCAACGGCGCGGGATCGATCAGACATACGACGTCGCAGCGCACGCCACAGCTGAACGCTCGAAGTCCCGCAACCGACCAAACCGCCCGCGGCCAGAATGATCACAGCAGGCATCGCCGTGAAGAAGTAGCGGTCCACAAACAGCGTCGCCGCGTACAGCACCGCGGTATAGATCGGCACACTCGCGATGAGCAGCAACTTTGGCCACCGGAACGAGAACACTCCACCGACCAGTGCCAGCAGCAGCAGAAGTACGTGATACGGCTGCGTCCACTCCTGTGCGAGCGCAAACGCGGGTGAAGGTGCTTCCTCGGGCGGCCCGAAGGAGATGACGGAGTAGCGATTCCGTCGGTCCCACATGGAATACACCTGGCTCTCGGCAACATATGGATCCACGATGACGATTCGGGCCTTCTCGACTCGGCCCATCACGTAGCCGAGCGGATCGGTAGTTAAGGCGCGCTTGAGTCGGAAGTCGGCGACCGCCTCATATCCGTCACCGCCACTCGCCTTGTCCGCATCGAACACTGACTGCTCCTCGCGAGTGAGGGTCGTGCTCATCTCTGCAGCACGGCTGATTCCCAGGCTCGTGCTGAGCGGGACGAACCGGTGATAGAGCATCGCATTGCGCGCCCACCACGGGCCCATGATCATCAGGAATCCGAGCAACGCCCACAGCGTACAGCGAGCGATCGCTCGCCAGTCCCCGAATCGCCGTATCGCCAGCCATATCACCGGAATCGGCAACCAGAGCACGTAGATCGGCCTCAGCATCACAAGAACCCCGCCGAGCAGGCCGAAAGCAAACACGTCCCTGGCACGAAGCCGAGACTCGCTATCCACCATCGAGACGGCCGACAGCGTCAGCAGGCCGAGAACGAAGGCCGCGAGCGTCTCCATCAGTGCGACAGATGACGCCCATGCCAGCGGCAGGTACAGAGCCGCCAGCACTCCAGCGACGGCCGCGAGAGCCTTCCCGGCAACCCGGTCGGCGCACTCTGCCGTGACCCCAGCGGTCATGACCGCAAGAAGATACTGCATGGCGAGCAGCAAGGGGTGCATCGCGTTGACGGCGGTGACGATGTTCGCATCGCGCGAGGCTAGGAGATTGAAGGGTACGAGGAAGACAGCGTAGCCGGGCATCTGCCAAGCATCCGCACCCGCAGACATGGCCGTACTGATCCCCGTGCTGAACACCCCATGCAGGAACAGCCGCCGGGCTGCGGCAGCATACGCCAACGAGTCGGCAAACATCGCCGGGGTGGCGTACAGGTTGACGGCGACGCGGAAGGTGATCGCCGCGAGCATCATCGCCAGAATTGCAGGCAGGTGGCCTGCCAGTCGATCACCCAGCCGCCCGTCTTGGGCAAAGGCGGCGATGGCAAGCCACACGAGCGTCGCCATGCCCAACAGAAATGCGAGATCAATGGATGTGGGAACCCAGTACGGCGGAATCCGAAGGCTCAGCAGTTCGGCCTCTGCTTCTTCACTCTCAACGTGGACCGAGTCGGTCGTCGCGCCGGACATGCGCACGCTGGATGCGTCTGCCGGGGCGGATGACATCAGGTCCTCGATAGGTGCTTTCGAGGACAGGCCTATCCCCTCGCCGCCAATCCAAGCCCGCTTCAGTCGATACTCCGCAGGGCCCGGGAGCCGTAGCCCGACACGGGTCGTCGAAGCAGGAATGCGGACGACAGCTCGTTGCAGCACGGGTTCCTCGGGTGGGACGGGTATCCGGAATACCGCGCGCTCACTGCCCGGCCCGTAGAGGCTCACCTCTCGAGTCGGCGGGCTCAGGCCGATGCGCGCGTTTCCGGCCCAGGGGAATCGCAGAAGCGCAATATCGACCTGGCCGGAGGCCTGTATGGGAAGCTCAAGCGCTTGGTCCCCCGCCGCCGAGTTTGCCAGAGCATTCTGGCTGTAGGTCCAACCCTCAGGGCGCGCGATCGTCGCTAGTCCGCTCGGACCGATCGAGGTCAGGTCAGAATCGACCCCTAGGACCCACACTTCTATGCCCTTCGAGCCCTGGTTCTTGCCCCCAGTTGGCACGACGGTGACCGTGACCACGCGGCTCGGTGCCCCGATCTGCGTGACCTGCTCCGGCATGATGGGCCGCGAGCCCCGCATCGTTAAGGGGGTGACCCCCTGGTATCGCACTTCGCCGGAGAGTGGCGTACTACTGACCACCTCGATCGTCAGCGGGATGTCGGGGACTGAAATGCTCTTGACGACAACCAAGGACACCACACTGAGCGTGACGGCCAGAGCGATGCTGGCGGGCGCATTCAGCGACTGCAGGGCGCTGCGAAGCCGAGACAGCGGCTTGCGGTCGTCAGGGCTCACCGGCACCTATCAGCCTGCCCAGCGAGCCGCGGTCACCGGATCGCCGCGCAGCCATTCGATGTAGGCGGTGATTCCGTCTCGGATGTCGGCCATCGGCTCGAAGCCGAAGGCTGCGCGCGCGGCGGCGATTTCGGCGAGGCTGTCACGCACGTCACCCGGACGCGGGTCACCGTGCACGATCTCAACGTCCTCCCCCGTGACCTCGGCCATCATGTCGGCGAGGTCGTTAATGGAGATGCGCGTGGCGCTGCCGAGATTGAACGAGCCGGCGGCTTCCGGCGAGATGCCGGCACGGTAGTTGGCCTGCGCGACATCGGAAACATGCACGAAGTCGCGGGTCTGCTCGCCATCGCCATAGATGGTGACCTGTTCGCGGCGCAGCATGCGCTCGGCGAAGATCGGGATCACGTTGCCGTACGCATCGAAACGCTGGCGAACGCCGTAAACGTTGAAGTAGCGCAGGCACACGTTCTTCATGCCGTAGAGCTTGTTGTAAACGAGGCACATCTTCTCCTCGGCGAGCTTGCTCACGCCGTAGGGAGAGTCGGGGTCCTGAGGATGATCCTCGGCGATGGGAAGCGTCTTGAGCTCCCCAAAGATCCCTGCCGATGACGACGCGACCACACGCTGGATGCCATGCACGCGCGCTGCCTCGAGCACGCGCAGGGTTCCGATGACGTTGATCTCGGAGTCGCGCACGGGGTTGTCGATAGAGCGCGTGTTACCCACGCTCGCGGCGAGGTGGAAGATGACCTGACAGCCGGCGGCGGCCTTGTCGGCGGCGCCTTCGGCAGACACATCGCCGTCGATGAACGTCGCGCCCGGATTGAGGTTCTCGGCGTAGCCGGAGGACAGGTCGTCGAGGATGACGACCTCGTGGCCTTCGGCGAGCAGCAGCTCAACGAGATTGCTTCCGATGAACCCGGCTCCGCCGGTGACGAGTGCCTTCATGGATGTGCTCCTGTCAGATATGCGAGTGAGCGCGCGAACACGCAGTCGCTATGGTACCTGAGTCGTCTCGGCTGACGCGCCGATCCGAATGTCCTTGGCGATGTGCGCATCAACGGTCTTGCTCGTGACGAGCGTGCCGAACCCGGCAACCTCGGGCGTGCCGAAGATACGCGACAGCACGATTCCCGATGTCTTGTACGTGGGGTGCAGGGGGTCCGAGTAGTAGACCATCTCGTCGGTGACAGGCTCGGTTGTCACCGCGTTGTAGCCCGAGAAATCCCACACCGGTGTGATCTGTGTCAGACGTCGCATCCACGTGACGTACTCGTCACCCAGTCCGCGGTCGCGCAACCCCTCGAGCAGCCGGACGTGGATGGGGTTCACGATGACGACGAGTTCGATGTCGTTCTCCCGCGCGATATTGACCATGTTTTGAAGGTCCTCATAGGGCCGGTCGACCATCGTGAACGGCAGGTAGATGCTGGGATCCTTGAGCAGCTCGGTGAGATTGCCCTCGAACGTCTGCGAGCGCGTCTTGCCGGTGCCCGCCACGCCGGCCTTCCTGCCCGCGGCAAGCGTGGCGAAGCTCGCACGCGTCGCGGACTCCGAGAGCGTCGCCGTCATCCAACCCTCGAGCACCCGAGCACGAGTCCACGGCTGCCTCACCTTGAGAACCGATGTCGCCTGACGCTCGCTGAACTCGAACAGGTCGACGATGAGAATCGCCCGCTTGAGCTTGGTGCCGGATGCGATCGCCAGCTTGAGGTTGTCGCGCGCCTCGTCGATGCCCGCCATCGCCATCGCCGCGTTAAGCGCCCGGCCTTCCGTGACCGCCTGCACCTGCCCCGCCGAGTACGACTGCGCGGTCGACTTCCCAAGCATGATGGTGTCGGGGTCGCGGCTAAGGATGTCGCGGGCCACGCGCAGCCGATCCTGATTGAACCGGTTGGGCTTGGCGGCGTTGAAGCCCTGCTTGAGCGGCACTCGCCACATCGAATACGGGTCGACGGCGATGTTGAGCGCCGCGAGGGCAGCGACCAGCGTGCCTGCGATGAGCAGGACCGCGATGTTGAACCGCCTGTACCCGGGTCGGCTCATGGCTAGAACTGGTAGTAGAGGAAGTGCGTCACACGACCCCCCATGTAGAGGAACGGAACGATGAACGCCACCACGATGAACGCAGCCCACAGCGGGCGTGCCTTCATGCGCTCGGCGAGCTCCTGGGTGTTGGGCAGCACCAGCACGAACACGAGCAGGGCGGCGAGAATCGGAACCTGCACGATCGTCGCAGGCGTCCAGGTCGCACCCAACTTGGTGAAGCCGGTGAGCACCGGAAGCCACGCCGAAAGTGCCTGCGACTGCTCCGGCCACGGGTACGCGTGGCGACCGACCATCGCTGCGAAGTAGTCGAGTGCGGCCGCCATCGACGGCGCTCGGAACAGCACCCATCCCGCTACCACCGCGAGGAACGTGATCGGCAGCCCGATGAACCGGGGCAGCGTGCGACCTGCTCGGCGCCACGCGTGGTTGAGCGCGAGCAGCACGCCGTGCCAGCCGCCCCATGCGATGAACGTCCATCCGGCACCGTGCCACAAGCCACCCAGCAGGAACGTGAGGATCAGGTTCACCGTGGTCCGGGTGGGGCCCTTGCGGTTACCGCCGAGCGGGAAGTAGAGGTACTCGCGCAGGAACCGCGAGAGCGTGATGTGCCAGCGCCGCCAGAACTCGACGATCGAGGCCGACTTGTACGGCGAATCGAAGTTCACGGGGATGCGGACGTTGAGCATGAACGCCAGGCCCACCGCCATGTCCGAGTAGCCGGAGAAGTCGAAGTAGAGCTGCATCGTGTACGACAACGCTCCGAGCCATGCGGACAGCGTCCCGAGACCGGCGATGTTCGCGAACGCGTAGTCGGCCCACGGCGCGAGCATGTCGGCGATCATCACCTTCTTGAACAGCCCCACGGCGAAGAACAGACACCCCGTCGCAAACGCCGTGTCGG
Protein-coding regions in this window:
- a CDS encoding fibronectin type III domain-containing protein translates to MGGLGGASARVRRIASYALFAFSVILALVFAAPVFAGDGTLVDAGFEAGTDAAALSTPPWINVGTTLRREYDNTRAAAGTQSAWIQGPASASFAGVAESQSASMTADGSEIRFWLYQETTTTPRRFYDNIAAGGTYGSHLVLLAADGTIQVNMAKAALPAGYALGYNVVGTQSTGWTQYRITHDFSNQTITLSTRKNSSDAWTGLKSATAATYDIPMRGSATVTRTGGLAFSASTSGNFWLDELRYDAAGITDPVPDTTPPTSPAAGIAADVAADQGGALSLSWTPATDNIGVTGYKLYRGISAGTYDSVTTTTLTAANLSGLLTDTRYYFAVSALDAAGNEGEKSPEFSAVPTDDIAPAIPAGLSGSAQGANRVSVSWSANAESDLAGYDVYRDGVKINGALVTGTSYLDSGLATSTAYAYSVCARD
- a CDS encoding MBOAT family protein — its product is MSTSPADYLGALAGIVQFTTWIYLVLLALAVISYFALPGVRTRTAWLLFLSLGFYGLIEPKRTAVLLVMTGIAYGAGLLIGRGDRADDDPDATLTLRQAALGGTVVLLVAGLALFKYAAQLSAGGVALLGGFGDGMAAILSALIMPVGMSFWTFQTIAYVVDVYRGDTKPERNPFLFLLAVSFFPVVTSGPITKVQALTEQLRVRHRFDYAQMNSGLLLIGRGFFKKLIVADRLAPFVNSVYSSPRSHSASTDGLLLFVASVFFAIQLYMDFSGYTDIVRGSARLFGVELPINFRAPYFARSVRDFWRRWHITLMNWLRDYVYIPLGGSRVGSARRYFNLLVVFAVSGLWHGTGWQYLAWGLLNGFYMVAGGLLEPVNTKVTSILRIDRDSLAHRVFQTTLTFTLVTIAWVFFRAQTLGDALYIVARMFSPTLWIFNNGTLLKQGLGATEIAIAVIGTAVVFLAEWLSLRHDMLGAVRRQPLLYRWALYYALIFVVLVFGAYGGAYNAANFLYFKY
- a CDS encoding NAD-dependent epimerase/dehydratase family protein, whose protein sequence is MKALVTGGAGFIGSNLVELLLAEGHEVVILDDLSSGYAENLNPGATFIDGDVSAEGAADKAAAGCQVIFHLAASVGNTRSIDNPVRDSEINVIGTLRVLEAARVHGIQRVVASSSAGIFGELKTLPIAEDHPQDPDSPYGVSKLAEEKMCLVYNKLYGMKNVCLRYFNVYGVRQRFDAYGNVIPIFAERMLRREQVTIYGDGEQTRDFVHVSDVAQANYRAGISPEAAGSFNLGSATRISINDLADMMAEVTGEDVEIVHGDPRPGDVRDSLAEIAAARAAFGFEPMADIRDGITAYIEWLRGDPVTAARWAG
- a CDS encoding MBOAT family protein — protein: MLFNTYTFVLLFLPVVLGLLALFRIEKLRWAIVPFLGLASLAFYAYWDIRYVPILLGSIVFNFAVGRALTGAGEDAGKRRALLIAGIALDLILLGYFKYVGFFVGNVNAVLGTSLPVFSTMLPLGISFFTFTQIEYLVDASRGKAERYSFTDYLLFVSFFPHLIAGPILRHDDVIPQFGDELRRWSDTAFATGCLFFAVGLFKKVMIADMLAPWADYAFANIAGLGTLSAWLGALSYTMQLYFDFSGYSDMAVGLAFMLNVRIPVNFDSPYKSASIVEFWRRWHITLSRFLREYLYFPLGGNRKGPTRTTVNLILTFLLGGLWHGAGWTFIAWGGWHGVLLALNHAWRRAGRTLPRFIGLPITFLAVVAGWVLFRAPSMAAALDYFAAMVGRHAYPWPEQSQALSAWLPVLTGFTKLGATWTPATIVQVPILAALLVFVLVLPNTQELAERMKARPLWAAFIVVAFIVPFLYMGGRVTHFLYYQF